In Camelina sativa cultivar DH55 chromosome 17, Cs, whole genome shotgun sequence, the genomic stretch NNNNNNNNNNNNNNNNNNNNNNNNNNNNNNNNNNNNNNNNNNNNNNNNNNNNNNNNNNNNNNNNNNNNNNNNNNNNNNNNNNNNNNNNNNNNNNNNNNNNNNNNNNNNNNNNNNNNNNNNNNNNNNNNNNNNNNNNNNNNNNNNNNNNNNNNNNNNNNNNNNNNNNNNNNNNNNNNNNNNNNNNNNNNNNNNNNNNNNNNNNNNNNNNNNNNNNNNNNNNNNNNNNNNNNNNNNNNNNNNNNNNNNNNNNNNNNNNNNNNNNNNNNNNNNNNNNNNNNNNNNNNNNNNNNNNNNNNNNNNNNNNNNNNNNNNNNNNNNNNNNNNNNNNNNNNNNNNNNNNNNNNNNNNNNNNNNNNNNNNNNNNNNNNNNNNNNNNNNNNNNNNNNNNNNNNNNNNNNNNNNNNNNNNNNNNNNNNNNNNNNNNNNNNNNNNNNNNNNNNNNNNNNNNNNNNNNNNNNNNNNNNNNNNNNNNNNNNNNNNNNNNNNNNNNNNNNNNNNNNNNNNNNNNNNNNNNNNNNNNNNNNNNNNNNNNNNNNNNNNNNNNNNNNNNNNNNNNNNNNNNNNNNNNNNNNNNNNNNNNNNNNNNNNNNNNNNNNNNNNNNNNNNNNNNNNNNNNNNNNNNNNNNNNNNNNNNNNNNNNNNNNTGTAACACctgcaaaccaatttttggtattttggtaagggtgtcgatcgacaccttctcgtgaggcatcgatcgacactagttgTGGCNaacctggatagggataggactcagacgtgttcagaatcgtttgctcgcgtttcttgggggacttaggttcttctagtactgccatattcagagactttgtggctcgggagtatggttgttatatcgacttcggatgacgatccgggggcgcgctgtagggtggcaacccgagagacgagtttggacttttccttatatattatggcatgcgggcttcNNNNNNNNNNNNNNNNNNNNNNNNNNNNNNNNNNNNNNNNNNNNNNNNNNNNNNNNNNNNNNNNNNNNNNNNNNNNNNNNNNNNNNNNNNNNNNNNNNNNNNNNNNNNNNNNNNNNNNNNNNNNNNNNNNNNNNNNNNNNNNNNNNNNNNNNNNNNNNNNNNNNNNNNNNNNNNNNNNNNNNNNNNNNNNNNNNNNNNNNNNNNNNNNNNNNNNNNNNNNNNNNNNNNNNNNNNNNNNNNNNNNNNNNNNNNNNNNNNNNNNNNNNNNNNNNNNNNNNNNNNNNNNNNNNNNNNNNNNNNNNNNNNNNNNNNNNNNNNNNNNNNNNNNNNNNNNNNNNNNNNNNNNNNNNNNNNNNNNNNNNNNNNNNNNNNNNNNNNNNNNNNNNNNNNNNNNNNNNNNNNNNNNNNNNNNNNNNNNNNNNNNNNNNNNNNNNNNNNNNNNNNNNNNNNNNNNNNNNNNNNNNNNNNNNNNNNNNNNNNNNNNNNNNNNNNNNNNNNNNNNNNNNNNNNNNNNNNNNNNNNNNNNNNNNNNNNNNNNNNNNNNNNNNNNNNNNNNNNNNNNNNNNNNNNNNNNNNNNNNNNNNNNNNNNNNNNNNNNNNNNNNNNNNNNNNNNNNNNNNNNNNNNNNNNNNNNNNNNNNNNNNNNNNNNNNNNNNNNNNNNNNNNNNNNNNNNNNNNNNNNNNNNNNNNNNNNNNNNNNNNNNNNNNNNNNNNNNNNNNNNNNNNNNNNNNNNNNNNNNNNNNNNNNNNNNNNNNNNNNNNNNNNNNNNNNNNNNNNNNNNNNNNNNNNNNNNNNNNNNNNNNNNNNNNNNNNNNNNNNNNNNNNNNNNNNNNNNNNNNNNNNNNNNNNNNNNNNNNNNNNNNNNNNNNNNNNNNNNNNNNNNNNNNNNNNNNNNNNNNNNNNNNNNNNNNNNNNNNNNNNNNNNNNNNNNNNNNNNNNNNNNNNNNNNNNNNNNNNNNNNNNNNNNNNNNNNNNNNNNNNNNNNNNNNNNNNNNNNNNNNNNNNNNNNNNNNNNNNNNNNNNNNNNNNNNNNNNNNNNNNNNNNNNNNNNNNNNNNNNNNNNNNNNNNNNNNNNNNNNNNNNNNNNNNNNNNNNNNNNNNNNNNNNNNNNNNNNNNNNNNNNNNNNNNNNNNNNNNNNNNNNNNNNNNNNNNNNNNNNNNNNNNNNNNNNNNNNNNNNNNNNNNNNNNNNNNNNNNNNNNNNNNNNNNNNNNNNNNNNNNNNNNNNNNNNNNNNNNNNNNNNNNNNNNNNNNNNNNNNNNNNNNNNNNNNNNNNNNNNNNNNNNNNNNNNNNNNNNNNNNNNNNNNNNNNNNNNNNNNNNNNNNNNNNNNNNNNNNNNNNNNNNNNNNNNNNNNNNNNNNNNNNNNNNNNNNNNNNNNNNNNNNNNNNNNNNNNNNNNNNNNNNNNNNNNNNNNNNNNNNNNNNNNNNNNNNNNNNNNNNNNNNNNNNNNNNNNNNNNNNNNNNNNNNNNNNNNNNNNNNNNNNNNNNNNNNNNNNNNNNNNNNNNNNNNNctaggttgctggttccttgtttcttgttgtttggtattgggatattgtctttgctataatattggtttgttattggttattattggtttattattggatattgattatgttattccgctgttgaatgtgttggtggttaggtggctagtgggtatgggaccactagctgtagtttattttattatattatatttattatttattattaaaaaaaaaggtcggttgtTTCAACATCCCACTAGCATCAAACATTTATTTCTCAGCATTTAAAAACGTTTATCggttttgaaacaaaaactcaTATTTCATCTTTCATCTTACATACTACTCATCTTTCATCTTCCTTACCACTCATCTTTCATCTTCCTTACCACTCATCTTTCATATTCCTTCTTCTattcaagtaattaaacaaaaatattatataaatggTTGCATACATAGAAGAATTGAATCAGACAAAGAAGAGATTGAGTATTGCAGTGAAAATACTCCGCTTGCGGACACCCCATATACTATTCGGAGAACCCATCTataaatgtttgattttggtgGATGAGaaggtaatttaaatttataattttttttcctacatgttaagtttttaataacttatattcatatcattTGCTTTTCATTTTTGATGTAGGGTAAAAGAATTGATGCTAAAATCCAACCTCGAGATTACTTCGATCGATTCATAGACATATTGGACCAAGGACAGTGGTTTCTTTTTTATAGGTTCAAAGTGAGAGAAAGCCAGCAAGCATCAAGGAACTCAAACAATCAATTCGAAATATTGATTACACGCAAAACACAGATCAGCCCAATACCTCCCAGGTCTTCAgacaatttttataatttaacagATGGAACAAAGTTTCAAAATGCTACACCAGATGAGAGAAACTGTTGTGTTGGTAAATTAATAAACCCTATAATGCTTTAATTGTTTAATGTTCACCATCTGCTTCTGATTTATctttgtactctttttttttttttttgtagatttttgtgGAAAGGTGTTGGAAGTAGGAGAACGTCGTTTTATTAGTTTCCTTGATTATGAAGGTGGATACAATGGCCAGAAAAATGTACTTCCTTTTACTGTTATTGACATCGAGTAAGTAATCTAACTTATcttttaaattacttataaaaattctttcttttcacaatttttaaaaaaatcactcgatcataaataaatgtattcttTTCCTCATATTTCTCCTCTTAAGTGGCAAGGAGATTGATTGTATTGCAGTAGGTGAAACCTGTTGGGAATTTATGTATAAATGGGATAGGATAGTTGCAAACCCTACCTATGAAGgtgtgtaacatccgtgttccgggaatAGAGTTTGAGttatgttgagtaaaccaaaagagtggattttaattaattttggtttaattaaatcctggtttaatctaattaaaccaaaaagccctaatctctttctcaactCACGCCTCCTCtcatgcttttgtgttttggtcGACATTTTCAtctgagagagggagagaaagacaGTTAAGTGTTGGTTATTTGGtgcaaaggagaaagagaaggagatcaagctttttccttagttataagagagaaacagaactgtcaggatttgggagaaggagaattcgactggtcaaatcgttttgaaaggtagGAATTTTTAGTatggttgtagctaagagattttcgtacactcgcCTTTTTAtagaagtgaatttgggttaatattctaggagatattggcagtttcgtggggcgtttcttctcattcgcggattgagaccagcagGTGTTACGGGATCGATTGTGGTTTCATCTTAGATCCGATTGTGCTAATATTTTGGCCGAAGCTTCTGGACGTATAgaccttgcttttcaccggagggattagaaagttaacggttcgttttgatttcgtggtttcacttgtgaggttattcttttctggttttttttctggcagtttgttttcaatatttgtttgttgttgtgattggttgtaggaacaagtttggttgttcttggatattggaaagcctctcatttggttgtatttagttttgtgaatcacttgttaaggtaagtgcaggaccatggcttatctaagctggagatttctctaatatgcttgtttatgtgttgtttggcttgttgattgttgattgttgatcgatgattgttggttgatggttagagatgtctctattgcttgtgtgtatagcccagtagatgggaggattgccttactgagtgtttattaaatactcatgcattgcaatatgtgtttgtggtgcaggtaaaggcaaagtgtgaccgtggaatATGGGCGACGAAGacgaggatgttctagtggttcgtttggttgtctggcttctgttaggttgctagagtggagtcctagaatgttgtttaggattgctggttctttggatgttgtttggatcattagtttgtgattggaattaatattggctatttatatttattggatattggtaatgttttccgctgatgattgtgattgtggttaggtggctagtggatatgggaccactagttgtagtttattattatattatattatatatttattatttattattaaaaaaaaaatgtcggtcttttcattttggtatcagagcccttatggttctaggtttgggttcgctAGGTTACTGTTGTGATGTTttggattgcatgctttgattgattatgtgagttagtcaattgtgtgtggcatggagtcctagaacatcctcttcgagcctacaatgagattccacggtgagttatagttatgtttctttgtgtggtattgatttgttttctgcttgttagcctccgttcttggaagatcagtgaTTAAgatgtttgagttgttggtcttggacggggacgtggtcgtggtcattgtTGGGCGGGTctcgaggccagcgagtgtgtggtccagagttccacgaggaggtacgtcagagggtcgcaagcgtatcaggagggaccagagggggttagccggtgagcgtgccgggggtgctgggaacccaggtgtggggttgcagcaggtggtgcccagggtcgagatgatcgcttggcagATCTGTTGGCATGCTGTTGGACCGGTTaccgagccaatctcacaagaTTTTCCTCCTTTCGAACACAAGTTATTGGTTTTTTGACAAAAGcattaaataaataagagaaCATTCTGCAATATTGTTTGAGAAAGTTTGCAAGATTTTATGAGAGATTTTATaagattaggaaaaataaatcacaagattttaaaaaactttctaaacaatctGTTAGAATCCTTtattttaaagtcattaaaattttcattaaatcatgaaccaataacccccCTAAATCCTTTGTTGACAAAATATTCTAATAAAATCATCCAAAGTTTAATGATAAAATCTCCCACAATCAcacttcattttctttttaaaaatataaaaactctaaaaaataatcaaatctcctaaaaactcactcagatattttaaaattctaaaattttgaaatctatcaaatcctttaaaatataaGTTTAATACCCCCTcttaaagatttttataaataacaagtaattttaagaaaactatAGAATCCTTTAAATTgtcaagttcaataccccctcttaTTGTATTACAAACTCCACAAAGGTCTTCATCAGTTTGGAAGCATTTTGAGAATTAGGGTTATGGAGATGGAAGCAGAGTGCTTCCTCTTCGTCTTCCACCACTTCCATCACTCCTTGCCACTCACTCTTCTTCAACTTCGCCGCGTAAGCCAACCCTTGCCGCCAAAACGCATCTTTACCGGCCACAGCAACCAAAACCTTCTCACATCCCAACCCGGATATATCCGTCCCAGAGCCAACAACGTTAAGCCACGGATCATCCACTCCATCTACACTATTAGGGCTCCAGCGCTGTCTCCGGcgataaaaactttatttaagtCGGCGTGTTCTTTTATCCAATCATCAGAGTGAGAAAAGATCCACTGAATAGCGGACCAAGAATCATCGCTCGGAGTTTCTGTTCTTTGACTCGATACATCCATCGGAAGCTGCCTATAGTTACATTGGCAACGTTCTTGATACTAAGATTCGTGGGTGGCTTAAGGGTTAAGTCATCACGATTTGTggtcaaattattttgtttcataatgcGACTATTTGTGGTCTTGTCGTTTTTAATCAAGTATAACTTTGGCTCTTACTGGTGCTTTAAATTTTAGCGGTATTGCACAAAGGAAATCAGTTGACAATTCCATTTGTTGGAAAAATTCaaaatgatttgagtttttatgaaattttaaatgatttgatgattttagggaagtttatatgattttagtagactttttaaaatatatgattgaataacatagcatttgtaaattttatacaaatcacttaaaatgtcaaattgAATACACACCCTAAATTTGTCATATCAGTGTCATTTTGTTAGTAAGTGTTAACGTATGGTAACAAATCATTAGTTTCTTTTTAGTAAAATGATAAAATCACAACTTAGATTGCTTTCCATTACTTAGGGGTGGACCAATAGTGTATACCAAAACTGTCATCTGTAAATGTATCTAGAcattttaaaagggttttattTGTATGATCCCGTCTATACCTAGTTTAATTTGAGCCTGATATTGCACAAAATTAAGACAAATTAAGATAATGACAGACTTTTTCTATCgtttgttttaggggttaaaaTCCGCCGAAACGTTGTcatcacaaatcacaaatcacaaatcaaTCATTGTGCCAAATTCGATGCATATAATGATATGCAAATTTCATAAATTCGTAAAACTCATCTAGATATTGGGTAAATATAGACAATTATGAGGTGGACAAATTATACAATATCTATTTTCATTTGAACACAAATTATTATTGTTCGATGACAAATTAGAGTGTTTGTTGTCAGTGCAGAAGACGTATCAAAAACGAAATTGTATTactgcatgtttttttttttgttaacacaTGGCTACGACTTTGTTGGGTCACATAGTTGGTAGGGAAGTTGAAGCACACACTTATCGAAGTTATGAAAACACAtaacgaaagaagaagaaagcgtTGTAAAACACTACTAGACCAGTAAACGATTAGTTGATGCTACGTAACGTACCGCGGCCACGATTACCACTAATCGTCCACCGACAAAAGTCTCGTGGAGCTTTTGTGTTACTGGTTTTGCTATggaatagaaaaagaagacaacCACAAGTCTCATTCATGTATTTGATTTCTTGAACCTAAATTTTAATCAGAGAGATTCTTTAACCGGTTATAAACTCCACAAATTTCTTCATGAACTTGGGAGTATTTTCAGAACTAGGGTTTAAGAGATGGAAACAATgatcttcaccttcttcctccATCACCTCCACCGTTCCTTGCCACCCACTCTTCTTCAGCTTCCCCGCGTAAGCTAAACCTTGCCTCACAAACACATCTTTTCCAGCCACCGCAACCAAAACCTTCTCACATCCCATCCCGGAAAAGTCCGACCCGGATCCAACTACATTAGCCCATGGATCATTCACTCCATCAACACTATTCGGACTCACAAGCTTTTCCCAAACTTGTGCAACTCCGCTTCTGATCACTCTGTCTTGCACATCATGTTCATCGACAGGATCTTTTCCCCAAAAAGCTGGATGAACAATCACAGTCCCTTTGATTCTTGGCTTAAGCTTCTCTTTACCAGCTCTCATTGCCATGTGATGCGATATATTACCGCCGGCGCTATCCCCGGCGAGATAAACTCTTTCGAAATCGGCGTATTTGTTAATCCATTCTTCTTGACCAGACCCACCGTAGTGAGAGACTATCCACTGGATCGCGGACCATGCGTCCTCATACGCAGCCGGAACCGGATCCTCCGACGCACGGCGGTACTGAACAGAGACGGCGAGGCAGTTACCGGGTTTGACAACCTCGGTGAGGAAATTGTGGTAGATTGGGGAGAAAGGGAAGTAGGGGACTCGACGATCCAAGCACCACCGTGGAAGTAGATAAGCAGAGGGAGTTTGTTAGCGGCGGTGAGTTGTGTGGATTTATGAGGGAGGAAGAGACGAACGGAGAGGTTATGCTCCGGCAGGTATACAACATCTTTGGAAAAGACGTCGTTTTGTGGGTTTAGGGAAGCCGGGACGGTTTCGATGCCTGAAAGACGCTCGATACGACCGTCTTTGTAAACCCGGATGAACGGAGGATGCTCGGAGATTATTTCAGATGAAGAGTGTGAACAAAAACAGCGGAGAGTTGATAGCCGGCGAAAGTTCCGGCCGGAGACGGCGATGGTTGTCGGTGACGAGTGAGGGCGAGGGAGCTGGCGAGTTAAGCAAACGAAGAGAGATTGCGAAGAGGAAAAGGTGATTCGTCGGAGCATGATCACCGGAATATTTTATCCGGCGAAGGTTGCTATCTATCTACTTATCTAGGTGTCCGATAGAGAATGTGCGTTTGTTTGGGACTTGGGTTCTATCACTTTTGTCGGAGAGGAAGTGCTTTTGgataagaaattaatgaaaattagaaaatagatAACCGACCCggttgaaaacataaaattagtaaattacatAACCAAATTCAAACCGACCCGGTTAAAAACATAAGGTTACATAAACCAAATTCAAATCCAAGATTACATAACCAAATTTAAAATCatgaagaacaaacaaacatttttacaaaacatttttatCAACCAGTAGTAATAAAATCGACGAACTTGTTCAAAAACTTCAAAGCCTTATCAGAATCTGGATTCTGCAAATGAAACACATGTCCTTCATCTTTTTCCTCAACCACTTCCACACTCCCTCCCCACTCACACTTGTCCAGATTCCTCGCGTAAGCCAAACCTTGCCTCCAAAACACATCTTTCCCAGCCACAGCAACCAAAACCTTCTCACAACCCAACCCCGAAAAATCCGACCCGGATCCGTTTACGTTAAACAACGGGTCATCCGTACCGTTCACACTATTCGGACTCGCGACTTTTTCCCAAACCACCGCGATACCGCTTCTCATCTCTTTGTCTTGCATATCGAGCTCATCAACCGGATCTGTTCCCCAGAAAGCTGGATGAACAACCGCGATACCTTTGATTTTGATACCtagcttcttctcttcaccaGCTTTCATCGCCATGTGATGCGATATGTTACCTCCGGCGCTGTCTCCGGCGAGAAACACTCTGTCGAAATCGGCGTGTTTGTTGATCCAATCTTCAGGACCACCACCAGATCCGTTAGCATGAGAGAAGGTCCATTGGATCGCGGACCATACGTCTTCGTACATCGACGGAACCGGATCCTCTGGCGCACGGCGGTACTGAACAGAGACGGCGAGGCAGTTTGCTGATTTGGTGACAGCCACGAGGTAGTTGTGGTAGATTGGGGAGAAAGGTGACTCGATGATCCAAGCTCCGCCGTGGATGTAGATAAGCAGAGGTAGTTTTTTGTCTACGTGGACTTTTTGAGGGAGGAAGAGACGAACGGAGAGGTTGTGCTCGGGGGAGTATATAACGTCTTtggaaacgacgtcgtttgatGGATCTAGAGACGACGGGATGATGTCGTTTCCGATGAGTCGCTCGACGCGGCCGTCTTTGTAAATACGAACGAACGGGTGAAACTCAGAGGCGATTTCAGATTTCATTGATGAGAAGTGTGGTTGGAGTTGGAGCTTTTGTGGAGTGGAGTGTGACGCGTTTATGTAGTAGTGAGTagtgaatattttaatttttttttttttatagatacgAGTACGACGCGGCGTTGCATTGAGAGAGAGTATGAGAATTTGACACGTAGCATTTAtttctgtttctcttttttttttttggttggtagtgtaaatttgaagaaaatgaCAAATAGCAAAAAGCAGATGGATTCTTTAAGA encodes the following:
- the LOC104758313 gene encoding probable carboxylesterase 5 translates to MKSEIASEFHPFVRIYKDGRVERLIGNDIIPSSLDPSNDVVSKDVIYSPEHNLSVRLFLPQKVHVDKKLPLLIYIHGGAWIIESPFSPIYHNYLVAVTKSANCLAVSVQYRRAPEDPVPSMYEDVWSAIQWTFSHANGSGGGPEDWINKHADFDRVFLAGDSAGGNISHHMAMKAGEEKKLGIKIKGIAVVHPAFWGTDPVDELDMQDKEMRSGIAVVWEKVASPNSVNGTDDPLFNVNGSGSDFSGLGCEKVLVAVAGKDVFWRQGLAYARNLDKCEWGGSVEVVEEKDEGHVFHLQNPDSDKALKFLNKFVDFITTG